In Oryzias latipes chromosome 15, ASM223467v1, the following proteins share a genomic window:
- the LOC101174369 gene encoding heparan sulfate glucosamine 3-O-sulfotransferase 1: MPLSLHSLHRHILSGAKLLSRSCLPVSTLRSVAMACFLTSAFLLALQTYAAPAEFVQASFAMTQDSMDLDPDLPSNISEEVTSSPPPGTNKQIPQSIIIGVRKGGTRALLEMLDIHPDVAAAATEVHFFDWDENYAKGLEWYRDLMPYSYPHQITIEKTPGYFTSALAPERIRAMNSSIKLLLILRDPTERVISDYTQVYFNRLENHKPVQAIENLLVRNGALNTRYKAIQRSMYDIHMRNWLQHFSLEQIHIVDGNALIQDPLPELQKVERFLNLPPRIISSNFYFNQTKGFYCIRSDGRERCLHESKGRPHPTVNSTVLQQLRSYLHEHNRTFFRLVKRTFDWQ; this comes from the coding sequence ATGCCCTTGTCATTACACAGCTTGCACAGACACATCTTGTCCGGAGCTAAACTCCTGTCTCGCTCCTGCCTGCCGGTCTCCACTCTTCGGTCTGTTGCCATGGCTTGTTTCCTCACATCAGCGTTTCTTCTGGCTCTCCAGACATATGCTGCCCCAGCTGAGTTTGTTCAGGCAAGCTTTGCAATGACACAAGACTCCATGGACCTTGATCCTGATCTGCCATCCAACATCTCTGAAGAAGTGACCTCGTCTCCACCCCCAGGAACGAACAAGCAAATCCCTCAAAGTATCATCATTGGGGTACGAAAAGGAGGCACAAGGGCACTGTTGGAGATGCTGGACATCCACCCTGATGTTGCTGCTGCCGCCACAGAGGTTCACTTCTTTGACTGGGACGAGAACTATGCCAAGGGCCTAGAGTGGTACAGAGACTTGATGCCCTACTCTTATCCTCACCAGATCACCATCGAGAAAACTCCCGGCTATTTTACATCAGCTCTTGCTCCAGAGCGCATTCGTGCCATGAACTCATCCATTAAACTGCTACTGATTTTGCGAGACCCGACTGAGCGGGTCATCTCCGACTACACCCAGGTGTACTTCAACCGCCTGGAGAACCACAAGCCAGTACAAGCCATCGAGAACCTGTTAGTGCGCAACGGAGCCCTGAACACTCGATACAAGGCCATTCAGAGGAGCATGTATGACATCCACATGCGCAACTGGCTGCAGCACTTCTCTCTGGAACAGATACACATAGTGGATGGGAATGCACTGATCCAAGATCCCCTGCCAGAGCTTCAGAAGGTGGAGCGCTTCCTCAATCTGCCTCCAAGGATAATATCCTCCAACTTCTACTTCAACCAGACCAAGGGGTTTTACTGCATCCGCAGTGATGGGCGGGAGCGCTGTCTGCACGAGTCCAAGGGACGTCCTCACCCCACTGTTAACAGCACAGTCTTGCAGCAGCTCCGCTCCTACCTGCACGAGCACAACCGAACCTTTTTCAGGCTGGTGAAGCGCACATTTGACTGGCAATGA